In the Castor canadensis chromosome 1, mCasCan1.hap1v2, whole genome shotgun sequence genome, tgtagtatagtttgaagttgggtattgtgatacctctagcattgctctttttgcgcagtattgccttggctgttcatggtctcttgtgttttcaaatgaacattagggtagatttttcaatctctgtgatgaatgtcttaaggattttgttgggaattgtgttaaacatgtagattgcttttggtagtatagccattttcacaatgttgattctaccaatccatgagcatggaagatcttttctTCAGtagtcttcagtttctttcttcagtggtttatagttttacttgtagaggtctttcacatcctttgttaagtttattcctaagtattttaattttttgaggctattgtaaatggaattacttTCCTATATCGTTGATGTAAGGAaaggctactgacttttgtaaattgattttgcatcctgctactttgctgaagccatttatgatgtctaggccttttttggtggggcttttctaggtcttttaggtataagatcatattatctgcaaatagggatagtttgacatcttcctttccattttgtattccttttatttcttcttcctgtcttactccTTTGCTAAGGAATTCAAGACCACGTTGAAtaagagagtagacacccttgtctcgttcctgactttaggggaagtgtttttccccatttagtatgatgttgactataggcttTCATACACGGCCTTTAATATGTTGAGGTAGAGATAAATAGGTCTTTGTGGTAATGTTTTAGCAGCCTTACAAAATTAACTTAGTAGAAATGGGGTATAATAAATTACCTGGAAGTGTGAATGTAACTTTGGAATTGGGAAATGAATAGTGTCTGTGAATATTCTGAGGTGCTTGATTGAAAAAGCAGCATAATTGCCTTGTCGAGATGGCTGATAGAAGTATGTGAGTTAAAGGCAGTCTGGGGAGGCCTCAGAAGGAATTGGTGAATATGTTTGACAGTGGAGAAAAGTGATCTTCATTATAAAGTTGCAGACAACTTGACTGAACTGCAGTCTGTAAGGGATGAACTTGAATATTTTGCTAAGATTTCCTAGCAATGTGTAAAAGGTGCAGCCTGATTTCTCCATGCCGCTCATACTAAAATGTGTGGGAAAAGAGAGAAGTAGAGGAATGGATTATTTAGCAGAACTGACCCTGTACTTAataatttggaaagttttcagctggaaaacagcttttttttcccctttccctatACTAGCTATTTATTTGAAATGCCGTCTATATGTAGGATGAAGTCAGCATCAGTAACAGTTGAAAAATACAACCAGTGAAAAATcgcaaaagataaatgtatcatTTCACAGCACTCTACACAGACCAATTCAAGTTTGGAGGTACCTAATAAAaatactctatttaaaaaaaaacactatgtACAATTGAAGCGTAAACAAGTTTTACAAAGTACTGGTCATGGAGGTTGTAGAAAACAGTTCCATAGGATGTGAAATCAGTTGAAGAGAAATTTCTTTAGTATTGAAGGCTTTATACCAATAAGAGCACAACAACAAGAAATGCAGTGGTATAGAAGGTCCTGCTTCTCTCAAGTGAAGATGTGGTACATACACAGCAAGTGGAGTTCAGGAACCTTTAGCTTCTAGCTATCTCATCTAAGGGCAGGATCCCTATGGCCTGCCCCGGTAACCCGGGTGCAGTCACATGCAGGTACTCCTGAGGAAGCTTCCAGCGCTTATTTGATCTCAGACAGAACCCACAAGCACAAGAACATTTTCAAGACACACACTTGCAAGTAATCtttctatggaaacagccacacCATTGTTCAGGAGGTGGAAGGTTAATACACAGTCTGGGTATTCTTGAAGAAGCAAAAGACTTGTCCAGGAGACAGCTATGTAATAGCAATTGCAATCGACAGAACAAAATGTTCACATTTCACAAAACATTGTTCCTACAGCAGTGTTAATGGAGTATAGTAAAATACTGTCTAGTGGTGTGCAGGGGAACTCTTAGCAAGGTTATTAGTAGTAAGATTTGAGAGTCAACCATGTAGTAGACAGTTAGCCATTGCAGACGTGGCAGTAGCACCCATCCCTGCAGCTTTACTAATGACTCCAGAGCCCAGAGTCAACTGGACATTTAAAGTCCAGTTGAGTTCAGTCCTAACATAAAAACATGGATGCCTTGGAATTGCAGAACAACTGTTTTACAGATGTTTCACAAAACACATTTTTCCCTACAAGGCCAATTCAGCATTAtgaaaacacatgttgcagggtAGATACTGGGGAGTGTTGACCCTTCAACTCAGCTTTGAGCCACAGTGTAATCAGGGCCCTTGTTTTAGAGAATTTTATACTGGCAAATACAGACAATACTGAAAGAGACAAAAGCAggatcaaaaaaacaaacaaatagggTAGAACCACAAATTCAGAGGCCTAAGCATAGGATGCTTCCTGGTACCAAACAGCAGTCTGTTACTCTATTGGACCCAGAGTACAAAGCATTGATCTACACAAGATTATTCTTAGGTCTTAAAATCTAATAGATTTGCTTTCTAATAAACTAACATGTCTGTATGAGAGTATCCATTTTCCTACAGTCTTGTCAATACAGTGTGTTGGCAAACATTTAGATCATTGTCAGTGTAATAGGTAAAAAATGATATTGCACTGTTTTCATTTAAATCTCACTAAGTGGCATGagctttttgtttgtgtgtgtgaaagccaTATTTTTACTGAGGTACCTTTTTTTTGGCTGTTAGAGTTTGCTTTTGGCTGATTTTTGCCATGCAGAAAATTATAGTCAGATACATCATCCTGTTACtcaaattttatgttattcttGGAAAGGCTTTCCCAGTGTGAGATTGTTAAAAGGATGGTCCATTATCAAAATGGGTTCACTTGTAATACCTGCCACCTTTATAGGGCTGTATACTCCAAATATGAAATCCAGTTTCTGATGTTAACTTTATTACTGTTCAGAGAGGATGACCTGCCTCACTTCATACACCtttaaaatgtgagaaaatacagGGTAACATTAGGTTTGtttgtgcatacatgtgtgtgcctgtgtgcagTGTTTCACAGGACTGCTGAAAGCAGAACACTGGAACTGAACTTTGCTGTGGAATTGCTCTATATATTAATATCAAGTTCCTGATGTGGTTCTAAGTAAAACTGTTGATTAGAATCAAGGAAAGGCATTCCTGTTAGAAAATTCCTTACAACATTTCTTGGGTATTGAAACATCTAGACCTATACTTCTTTCTTCTGGTGCCTCTAGTTCTGATTCTTTCTGGAACCACTTTCATAATTTAGCTTTTCTTCAAGAATCAAATTGCTAAAGTGTATTTTGTATACTACTAAGAACTGCACTGGCAATATACAGTTGCTACCTTGCAACAGAAAGTATTTTCTTTAGAGTAATGACATTAAGGATATGAttgttttggggtggggggggttgttgtttttgagagTATTTTGctgtgctgagatttgaacccagggctttgcacatgttagGGCACTCTACCCTTGGGttacatgccttttttttttttttgagagcaaGGTAtagctatgtggcccaggctggcctggaactagcAAACTGCAAGCCTCTTTCTCTCAACTGCTGTTACAGGTTTGGACTACCACACCAGGCTATTTTATCTAAGTGTCCTCTCATtcattatttcaataaaatttctcctttagaaagcatttaatttgttttctttttatattgatTAACTGTAAACTTGAAAAGAATGGTGTatgttttttttctgtagatcccaaagaagagaaggaggaagaagacaaCTCTGCCATCCCTCGGGAAGTTACCACTGCTGCAAGTAGACCTAGTCGGAGCTGGCGCAGTGGTAGCAGGACGTCAGTCTCTCGCCTTCCAGACACCGAGAACACTCGAAGCTCTCGATCCAAGACTGGTTCATTGCAGCTCATTTGCAAGTCAGAACCAATTACAGATCAGCTTGACTATGGTACAGTGCAAGTAGGATATGGTTACTTAATAcccatgtttttttcctttttttttaaacgtAATGTTGAACACTTACCTGAACGTCTTCATTTTCAGGTACAGGTATAGGTATAGGGAGGGTTTCTTTTGAACAATATTCAGTTACTCTCCTTTTATGTAATTACCCCATACAGTAAGTAATTTGACTTAAATATTTTGGAGACAATatcttatgtacatatataaaggtttttttttttttttactttatttttctagaagttgCAGAAGAACATCAGTCTCCTGGTGGCATTAGGTGAGAAagttttcatatttcatattGAAATCTCTGAGTACTCAATCACATTGAATGATTCAGAAATTGATTCTTATGCGAAAGGATTTTTAGCTGTTAGAGAAATTAACTTCACGGGCTGATGGGGTGGCTTAactggtagaacgcctgccttgcaggtgtgagccttgagttcaaagcccagtaccacaaaaaaaaaaaggaaaaattaacttCAGTTTTAATGTTACATTTAGATTTCACATTTGACTTTGATTATAGCATAAGCctcataatttaaatatatagttcAGAAACCACGTCTTGGGTACATGATGTACTTGGGCTTATTCCATGCTGGGCACTGATGTGAAATGTAAGTATTTTGACtaggattttgaaaattttctcagTATCTTCCATGCtacattgttatttttatcttttttgttgtttgtttttgttttaggtctTTCATGAAACAGTAGATTGTTAGACATAATGTTAACCCATTcaattgttttttagtttttagcaCCATTGAAAAATTATCCCTCTCTCTTTATCTTTTGTCTAGGATTTGTGTGTTGTgggttttaattattatttagaaTAAACAGCTAGTTTACAGCCCAACTAGATCATAAGGATGAAAATTTTAGATGACTTAATGTAAGCTTTTGACTACCTTAAAATAAGTTATCAAATACAATGTAGACAGACATGATCCTTAGAACtataatttttcattcatatttgctGTTTTTTAGTAgtgatgaggaagaggaggaagaagaagagatgttAATCAGTGAAGAAGAAATACCATTCAAAGATGACCCAAGAGATGAGACCTACAAACCCCACTTAGAAAGGCATGGCTCAGATTTTACTCTACACTTACCAATGAAAAATACATAGGAAACACTGTTACATGCTTTCATTTTGTCTTGTTGACAGACTAAattgatatataaatatttttaaatgagtgatTAGTTCTGAATTTGTTTTGCAAATTTAGCATCTTATCACTCATACAGTTTTCCATTTAATAGAACTTAAATTTCATCATAATCTGAATTAGTCGATGTGTGCATGTTTTATATCTTTATAAGATACCATGATTGATTTGCCCAGATATTTAGACTATTTTTACTCCATGTCTTATTTATCCTTATAACTTAGTGGTATTTGATTTTCAGGCATCTTTAGCCTAGAGGTTCATCCCATAGGCATCAGATACATAAAACATTGCTGTGCATGTGAAGAACATTTCATGAGAAATTACAGTTTATGAGCTGAGAATCAAAATTTTATAATGTCTGTGCTAACCCTGAGCTTTAACCTGCTTTCACAgtctgcctcaaaaaaagtcttTGGTGGAATACCAATGTTGAAATGCATTTCTGTTCTCAGGGAAACTCCAAAGCCACGGAGAAAATCAGGGAaggtgaaagaagaaaaggaaaagaaggaaattaaagtgGAAGTAGAAGTAGAggtgaaagaagaagagaatgaaattagGGAAGATGAAGAACCTCCTAGGAAGTGAGTGTGCagttagaaattaattttttgaagccACTAGGGGAAAAAGGGTGAGAGTATGAGGAGGGACATCAACATGTATATACTTCAAAAGACATGTTTgttaatttaaacataaaaaaaatagtCTGGCCTTAAGCAGCTGAAAGTTTCATTAGAGAGACTCCTTAGAAGCTTGAAAAGTTTTAACTTTAATTGAAAGCCATATGAGCAAGGGAGACTGTAGCTATAGGGATGCAGAGGGAATAGAGACATCtttaaaagaagaacaaataagagAAATGTGATAATCTCAGAAACTTTTGCCTAGCACTCACTTCATCAatgcagaaatgaaaattaagcaCTTAGTCTTTTGGGTTGATTCTGTTGTAAGGAGAGTTCATGTTTAGAGTTTTTAGATAATAAACTTATCTATTCTGAATTGATTAAATTTGAATGAGAAACTTTTCCTCATAGCAACTCTTCAAGTAATAACATTGAGATTTATCCAAGCCTTCCATAGTAATGCATAGTTTATGGAAGGCATataatttaacagacacagactAATTTAAAGTCAAATACTTCAGGTTAAAATCTTGATTTGCTAGATAGTATCTTTggctttatgtattctggattaTCCTCTTTGTCTGCCGCCTGTTCCTTGGCCTTGAGAACATGTCTTCAGCCATTCTTTATCTTTGTAAGCTTCTATCTGGAGTACAGTAGACTGTTGGTTATGTGATTATGTGGTTGAAAAACCACCATTGAGGAAAAATCACACATGCTCTGGTTGCATACAGTCCAGTTGTCTCAAATTTTATAGTGCACATAAAGTAGTCTGAGTATCCATAACTCCAAACTGCATGgactaaaatacatattttcacaaaaattacTGTTGTCCAAATTTatactgctcaccaaaaactAGGTCTTATTTCGttctctttatctcaaataatgCAAATGCTTGATAAATTTTTCCATAATACTGTCtgacttccactaaagacatgccacttttcgacaaattaaaattttcactttaatcACTTTAAGCAGATTTCATGCCCTTTTTGAAAAGCTTGAAAAGATTACCATAATTTTAATCTTGCTTTTTGAGGAATATTTTCACCTAAGGGCTGGTAACAGTAGATCACACATTTAAAGACAATTGACAATAATGTAGGCTGACTAAGAGTTTCTCCATGTCCGCTAAATTGTGTGATGCACGTAAGgagtttaaattttctttttttatgaaatttcgtgtgatttttaaaatatttaattttcctcTGTGCAGTTCATGAATAATGCAGGccaattattcttttttaattacaGGAGAGGAAGAAGGCGAAAAGATGACAAAAGTCCCCGGTTACCCAAAAGGAGGTGACGAATTTATATTTCTGGAGTTGCCGGGGTTGCACTATATTTCTAATGCTAGGCATTTTACTCACTTGTTTACCTTTCATAATAATCCTGCACGGAtggcttattttaaaatttcacaaaagTAGTTTCACTTATGTTCATGATGTACATTGCAAGATGTTGGAAGTTTCTAAAAATCTTAGAACTTCTTTGCCTTTTGGAGAAATGCCAGTTTATGCCATTTGGGCAGTTTCTGATTATTTCTAATACAAATTCTGTGCAACCTGTATATTAGTtaagagatttttatttcttattacaaAATAGCTCTTCTTTAAGTACAGAATGCTACTTTTCTGTTGCTAACCTTTCTCCAACATTTTGATAATAGGAAAAAACCTCCAATCCAGTATGTCCGTTGTGAGATGGAAGGATGTGGAACTGTTCTTGCACACCCTCGCTATTTGCAGGTCAGTGAGGTTGTTATACAAGACAGCCATTCAGGTTATGTTTCATTACTTGTCCTTATACCTCATGAGACCTTGTGGGTTTGTATAGGTTTTTATCATTGATGTATAATATTAATCAAAACATTTTTTAGTATAaaattcttttagttattttcatccaTGAGTACTGGtataacagaatacttgagactgggtaatttataaaggaaaatttgGGGGCTTATGGTTCTGGAGTCGTAGAAGTCTAAGAACATGGTACCAACATCTGGTGAAAAGACTTTATAGTGTGACCCCATGGTGGAAGGCTAACAGGCTAAAAGGGGGCAACAGAGGGCAAAAAGGAGCTGAACTCATGTTTAATGATCCTATTCCTGTACTAACAACTTTAAGCCATTCATGAGAACAGCATTGAAACACCTCTAATTAGAACCTACCTCTTAACAATATTGCATTAAAGCCTAAATTTCCAACATAGGAGCTTTGtgagaaacatttaaaacataGTGTAAATGCTctgtttacaaaagaaaaaaagactaaaataacCTGAGCCCAAATACAGGACTTTTCTCAGAATTATTATATGGTATAGTATTTCCCCAAATGGTGTGAATACTTCTGATATGATGTGATTGTAATAATATATCAAGATACAAAgtaacagattttattttaaaatgtattagaaaaaatgaatttagCAGCTCAAGCCAGTGGTTTCTTAGATTGTACAGATTGAATAAaagatttttgctttcttttagtttttcttatgTGGACAGATTTTTTATAAATGAGTTAGGAGGTCAGCTTATATTTATGTCTGGCAGAAAACATGAAAGTGAAATGCTACTCTGGAAATGCCTGTTTGATCTTTATCAGCAAGGATAACATGACAGGCCTTTTGGATTATGACTCTCTTAAATAATGATAGCTGCTATCTTGCTATGTGCCACTTGCTAAACACACTGTAAAATATATGATCCCTTTATCTCTCACAATAATATGAGACATTTCTCATTGTCACcatcttagaaatgaaaataggAGCTTGAAATACTTAAGTACATCTCCTAAAATGACACTATTAGTGACTGGTAGATTGGGATTGAAACTCCATAGCCATTCTTTTTAACCATTTTACTATTCTTCCTCCCCATCCACATATAAAGTATtcgatttttttcttcagaacttttggCTTAGCAAAGAAAAGAGCTTTGAGGCAGCCTTAATGTTTATCCATTTTTCACTTTCCTTTACTATTTTAGCACCACATTAAGTACCAGCATTTGCTGAAGAAGAAGTACGTATGTCCCCACCCCTCCTGTGGACGACTCTTCAGGCTCCAGAAGCAACTTCTACGACATGCCAAACATCATACaggtatgtttttaaataagatgTTTTCAAGTAGCCAAATGAACTGTACTTTAGGTATACACATTGGtagtgaaataattttcttctaaCATATGCCTTCTTACAAAAGTCAGTCAAGCGTGGGAGAAAGGTGTGAAAATaagatttaataaaatgtataccTGTGATTTGTgtttggtggtacacacctttaaTTCCAGCACCTAAAAGACTGAAGTCGGAATATCataagttcgaggccagtctggcctACATAGTAAgtctcttatctcaaaaaagaaaattaaaaaatatgtgtatttgtgtatgcatACAGAAAGTCCCATGAATtcatgatgatttttaaaaattaaaactcattATTAATGTTTCTATTTGAGTGatgttaattataaattttacaagAGATGAGCAAGCCAGAGCTTTTGAGCTTTTATCCTCTAACTTCTTTGACAATTTTTATGACCCAGGTAATCTTTTACTGAGCATGTGTGAACACTGTACATATATTCTTGCTGATCTATCCACTGAACATCACTAAGTTTGTTTGGTTTAACCTTGTTGTATATCTAAGAAACCAGAGATGTAACAGTATTAAGTAATTTGCCTGTAATTGCTGGTGCATGGCTccagcacacctgcctagcaagttcaaaccccagtactgccaaaaaaaattttttttagatttgCCTATGATCACTTAGCTAATTTTTGAATTAGCTAATTTAGAACTAGGATTTTTGAATTCTGCTTCAGGTAAACACCTGTAGTAGCTGTTGTGAACTAAAAATGAGCAGCATTGGGGAGAAAGCCTAAACAATAAAAGAGCTTGTCTGTGATGTACGGTTAACTTATTAAATAGCTCTTAAGACTTACACAGCTACAGAAATTACAAAGCTAGCTATTGAATTTGCATGCAGCAGCATATTCCTAATTCTGTAGGAACCTCAGAAGAGTAGCTGAGTGTAACATATATTACAGAATAAACTCAGATTCCATTCATTTATAGCCAATCTCCCTGAAATTCAGCTTACAACGGCAAATTAGGTTGGTTATTTATGTCTCAAGTACTTGATTATTATgtgttattttcttaattttggaaGCTAAGACCAAGATTCAGTTGCAGAAATACGTCCCCTTCCCTGAGATCTTACTGTCCCATATACTTTTCCAACTTCATTTACTCTGTATGTGACATAGGCAGGTTACTTAACTTGTCACTTTTCCTTAACTATAAATGAAGGTTCTCATAGGATGAAGGGATATATAAGGTGTTATCTACTttacagagcctggcacatggtaagctTTCTCTAAACACTAAGATTCAAATTTGGGTTTTATTACACCGAAGACTATAATCTTGGCCCCAAATATGTCATGAGAGAGAATGCTGTCTTCACTCTTTCTTGATAGGTGCTGTAGTTTTTCTGTTCCTTCTCCATATTAATACTGTTTTATCCCATAGAAAAGTCATTTCTGACAGCCAGTTTAAATATTTTAGCTAAATATCAGATGTTAATATGAGAAACTCTTATATAAATTCATTCTATTCCAAATGTTTGTATTTGGCTAATACAGTTTTACGGTGTTTTCCTTTTGCAAATGCTATGGACTCTTCTTTGCAGAAGTAATCTATTTAGCAAACGAATGTCCCACCCAGATTTGCCATGGTGATACAGAACAGGACAAGTGGACAAGACCTGGGAAATGTTAACGTTCTATCATATGTTAGAACTGTGTGTTTTTAGACCTTGCCTTACGTAGTGTGGAACAGCCAGCAGGGTCATCACTTGGGTCCTTGTTAGCCATAAGAATCTCAGACATAATAAATCAGCATATGTATTTAATAATAACATCCCTAGGATCTTCTGAAGTTGACCAGTATAGCATTCTGTTTCACAACTCATGCAGACATGGCGTGAATAATGGTGTGATGTATGAAAAAAATGGTTGGAAGGAGCTGATCAGGACCAAGTGTTTGAGTATTACTTAGTTATGTTCAAGTTTGACAAAAATATGACTCTTTTCCCACACTTCATTTTAAAGCCATTTGGAAGGAGTATTGGATTAAATTGGATTTTGTTCACCATTTAACTTATATTCATGGTTTTACTATGACCATATCtataattttaagataaaagattaaaaaaaagtagtgattattaattcaacaaatatttattgagcacctatttgTCCTTTGGCTCTCTAATCAAGtagtaaaaacataaataagtacAGTACTCCCTTGTCCTATGATTCCAGACCATATTGCTATATTCATCAAAAAATGtgtggaaatgaaagaaaaacagaactgaCAAAGGGAGGTAGAAGATGTAGGGTAGCAGAATAACATAAAAAAACATAAGTAGTGTTTACATGTATTTAAATGAGAAAAGTTTAGATTATTTATCTTGGTAACTTtgtacagtgctggggtttgagctacTTAAGctatgtccccaacccttttttgctttagttttttttttttttttttttttttttagtatttttagttattttccatgtacagtcttgcatttttgcccacgCCAGTATCAGACCACCATCATCCTACatatgcctcttgcatagctaaTTATTGACACgtgccactatacctggcttgttttgttgagttGGGGCATTCATCTTTAACAatctgaaaaaatattatttcaaagagTAAAACCTGGGCCAGGCATCGGGGCTCATgtttgtaatactagctacttgggaggcagagattggaataaaattcaaagctagcctgggcaaaagttaggaagaccccatcttaatcagtAAATAGGACTtgtggtatgtgcctgtgatcccagttacacgAGAAGCCATACATAGGAGTATCACCGTCCAAAGCTGACAgtagacaaaaacatgagacactatctgaaaaataactaaagcaaaaagggctggggggggggctgtggctcaagtggtagagcacttgcctagcaagtacaaggccctgaattcaaatcttagtaccactAAAATAgacaggtaggtaggtaggtagaaaaaaaataaaactcagggGAAATATTTCTGACCAGTTTACCCAAGAGCTAGATTATTGATAGCATTGAGATTTGGATtctggtttttctatttcttcctagGTTTTCATGTTTATAAATAGATACTTAAGCTTCTGCTAATATATGAActacaaataaaatcaaaacagtgcatttttaaaaaattttgtatatCCAGagtttttataaattgaaaatagctttgcctttatttttaattgacctaCCTAATCACTAGCTCACCAGCCCACTTGTTGTAAACTAAGGAAAATACTTAGAGAGTGTCTAAATGAAGCATCAATCCCATTATTGTTCTTCTTAGATCAGAGAGATTATATCTGTGAATATTGTGCTCGGGCCTTCAAGAGTTCCCACAATCTGGCAGTGCACCGGATGATTCACACCGGCGAGAAGCCATTACAGTGAGTATTTATTTACTGAACATCTGGTGAGAAGTACTCGTACCTCACTTGAAGGTTTGTCCCCTGCAAACATTTTAGCCGCCACTGCTGTTTATATTTACCAAATTAAAGAGTAGGCATTGATTAGGGGAGCTAGTAGTTTCCTAATCCTTTACAAGAAGTATATGTTACTGGTTTTTTGTGTAGCTAAGTTCTTACATGATCCTTGAAGaagattctttatttctgtttgattaCCCATCTCCTTTTTGACTCTCCTTAGATGTGAGATCTGCGGATTTACCTGTCGACAAAAGGCATCCCTTAATTGGCACATGAAGAAACATGATGCAGACTCCTTCTACCAGTTTTCTTGCAATATCTGTGGCAAAAAATTTGAGAAGAAAGACAGCGTAGTGGCACACAAAGCGAAAAGCCACCCTGAGGTGCTGATTGCAGAAGCTCTGGCTGCCAATGCAGGCGCCCTCATCACCAGCACAGATATCTTGGGCACTAACCCAGAGTCCCTGACACAACCTGCAGATGGTC is a window encoding:
- the Zfp91 gene encoding E3 ubiquitin-protein ligase ZFP91 isoform X2, translated to MPGETEEPRSQEQQEQEGGEAAAAKAAPEEAQQRPVEAVAAAPAGTTSSRVLRGGRDRGRAAAAAAAAAVSRRRKAEYPRRRRSSPSARPPDAPGQQSQAAKPPSPVQGKKSPRLQCIEKITTDKDPKEEKEEEDNSAIPREVTTAASRPSRSWRSGSRTSVSRLPDTENTRSSRSKTGSLQLICKSEPITDQLDYEVAEEHQSPGGISDEEEEEEEEMLISEEEIPFKDDPRDETYKPHLERETPKPRRKSGKVKEEKEKKEIKVEVEVEVKEEENEIREDEEPPRKRGRRRKDDKSPRLPKRRKKPPIQYVRCEMEGCGTVLAHPRYLQHHIKYQHLLKKKYVCPHPSCGRLFRLQKQLLRHAKHHTDQRDYICEYCARAFKSSHNLAVHRMIHTGEKPLQCEICGFTCRQKASLNWHMKKHDADSFYQFSCNICGKKFEKKDSVVAHKAKSHPEVLIAEALAANAGALITSTDILGTNPESLTQPADGQGLPLLSEPLGNSTSGECLLLEAEGMSKSYCSGTERVSLMADGKIFVGSSSSGGTEGLVMNSDILGATTEVLIEDSDSTGP
- the Zfp91 gene encoding E3 ubiquitin-protein ligase ZFP91 isoform X1, with amino-acid sequence MPGETEEPRSQEQQEQEGGEAAAAKAAPEEAQQRPVEAVAAAPAGTTSSRVLRGGRDRGRAAAAAAAAAVSRRRKAEYPRRRRSSPSARPPDAPGQQSQAAKPPSPVQGKKSPRLQCIEKITTDKDPKEEKEEEDNSAIPREVTTAASRPSRSWRSGSRTSVSRLPDTENTRSSRSKTGSLQLICKSEPITDQLDYEVAEEHQSPGGISSDEEEEEEEEMLISEEEIPFKDDPRDETYKPHLERETPKPRRKSGKVKEEKEKKEIKVEVEVEVKEEENEIREDEEPPRKRGRRRKDDKSPRLPKRRKKPPIQYVRCEMEGCGTVLAHPRYLQHHIKYQHLLKKKYVCPHPSCGRLFRLQKQLLRHAKHHTDQRDYICEYCARAFKSSHNLAVHRMIHTGEKPLQCEICGFTCRQKASLNWHMKKHDADSFYQFSCNICGKKFEKKDSVVAHKAKSHPEVLIAEALAANAGALITSTDILGTNPESLTQPADGQGLPLLSEPLGNSTSGECLLLEAEGMSKSYCSGTERVSLMADGKIFVGSSSSGGTEGLVMNSDILGATTEVLIEDSDSTGP